A window of the Scylla paramamosain isolate STU-SP2022 chromosome 34, ASM3559412v1, whole genome shotgun sequence genome harbors these coding sequences:
- the LOC135090171 gene encoding uncharacterized protein LOC135090171 — MEQANKHFILRTAERISFRFDIYLGDAGGKRSRADHEDVNVEKMSEPAKKKLIFSDDDMSPLPASPPPDAPSGQESQQQQPTSQSIPPPQESLMPPPTEAQPQRSDESTVGGKEGQEVKKKSQENRKKKNIPPNTPEDDSTPKLPVAPAAPRKKLVPRVIKTTPVIDSDDDDLFAFNSQMF; from the exons atggagcaagctAACAAACATTTCATCTTGAGAACTGCGG aacgcatctctttccgctttgatatctatctggGCGATGCTGGGGGCAAGCGAAGCCGTGCTgaccatgaggatgtcaatgtggagaaaatgtcagaacctgcaaagaagaaattgatctttagtgatgacgacatgtcgccactgccggccagcccacctcctgacgctccatcaggacaggagtcgcaacagcagcagccgacATCGCAGTCGATTCCGCCACCTCAGGAGTCGCTGATGCCACCTCCGACCGAAGCACAGCCGCAACGGTCAGATGAGTCGACAGTAGGCGGcaaagagggtcaggaggtgaagaagaagtcgcaggaaaacagaaaaaaaaaaaatattccccctaacacgccagaggacgacagcacaccaaaactccccgttgctccagccgcccctcgtaagaagctggttcctagagttattaaaactacgcccgtcattgacagcgatgacgatgatctcttcgccttcaattcgcaaatgttttga